GTTTGTCATGGCTGGTCCATCAAGCAATTAGATGTTTTTAATGCTTTTCTCCATGGCACTATTCAAGAGCACGTGTATCTTAGGCAACCACAAGGATATGTTAATTAACTCACCGTTtcctaatcatgtttgcaaGTTACACAAAGCTCTTTATGGTCTCAAACAGGCACCTTGAGCCTGGTATGACATGCTCTCTAGCAGTCTCATCAAACAAGGTTTTCGTAATAGTCGTGCAGAttcttctttgtttattttgtcaCAAGGGTAGGATTTGGTCTATGTTGACGATATTTTGATCACTGGCTCTAGTTCTACTTTAGTTGATTCTATTGTTACCCAACTGGTGTCTACGTTCGCTCTCAAGGATCTTGGTCTCTTACACTACTTTTCGGGAATAAAAGTTATGTCAATGCCAACTGGTTTGATCTTATCTCAATCCAAGTATGCTTTAGATCTTCTCAAAAAAGCAGGAATGACGGATTGCAAGCCTTGTGCTACACCTTCCTCTCTCAAAAGTTGTAGAGACACACTTGATCTTCCTTTTATTAATCCTGAATTCTACAGAATGCTTGTGGGATCTCTCCAATAACTTACTCTTACCAGACCAGATCTTTCTTATGCTGTTAATACTGTTTGCCAACATATGCATCACTGTATGGATAGTCATTTCACTGTGGTAAAACGAATCCTACGATACATCAAAGGCACTTTGAATCTTGGTCTATTTTTTACCAAGAGCTCCTTCCAGCTATCAGCATAttctgatgctgattgggcaggtAGCCGTTTAGACAGACGGTCAACTGGTGGGTACTGTATCTATTTGGGCTCAAACCTTGTATCCTGGTCAGCCAAGAAACAAGCCAGCATTGCTCGTTCGTCCACTGAGGCAGAATATAAGGCTATTGCTAACACCACTGCGGAATTAGTTTGGTTAGTGCAACTGCTTCACGACTTACATGCACCTATTCCTGCTTCGATTCCTACTCTCTGGTATGATAATAGTTCTGCCATCTCTTTAGCATCAAATCCTGTTTTCCACGCTCGAACAAAGCATGCTGAAGTTGATTTCCATTTTGTCAGAAAGAAAGTACTTCACAAACAGTTAGTTGTCAAGTATATTCCTTCTCAGTTGCAGCTAGCAGACATCTTTACCAAACCTCTCACTATTTCCAGGTTCCAATGGCTTACTTCCAAATTGATGTTGTCACTCATTCCCGCATTAGTttgccggggggggggggtgttaaGTATATCAGCTAATGATGCCACATCAGCTACACTTAGTTGAAAGTCAAGCCAAGCCGATTCATACCCTGCTAGCAGCTCAAGCTAGAATTAGGTGTTACTAATTGTAACTGATTAGGTGGTTTTGTAATTAGTTTGTTAGTGGTTAAGTAGtgggcccctctctctctctctctctctctctctctctctctctctctctctctctctctctctctcatgctgtATAAAAGAGAGGATCTCGATTGTAATTGGTAATAGATTGAGATTCAGAAATAAAACCTAAGAtttacttcttttctttcaagttttcagTAGGTGTGCTTAAcataaaaaaatctaatttctCCTTTTCATAGCTAAGAGTTTTGGACTTGGAAGCCATTGAAAATCTGTGCATGAATGGTGCTAATATAACAAGTGATGGATCACTTGCTCCGAATGcagttgagatttttttttattgattagtGCTCTTCTGTATTCACCAAGTCTGGAGCATATTTCGACAATTTTGCAAACCTAGCTTCATACTCTGGAACGGTCATACCGTTCTGCCTTAATTCAATAAATGCCGCTTCCTGGTCCAACTTCCAACTCTTCGGAAAATAGTGATCATTGAACCCTTTAACAAAGCGCTCCCACGTCACCACTCGCGGTACCGCCGGTATAACTCCTAGCAAAGGGGCAGTCCACTGCCTCTCAAACGACTCCCACCAATCCCGAGCACTGCCTTTCAAGCTAACAGTTGCTAATGTCACCTTTTGTGCGTCGGTCACTCCCATAGCCTTCAACACCCGCTCCACAGATTTAAGCCATACCTCAGCATCACTGGGGTCAATTGCCCCTTCAAACTCCACAGTGAATAgctttttgaacctttcaagTAAACCAATGCCCGTTCCACGAGTCATTGCCTCAGTAGTCTGCCATTGCATAAGAGCTGCTTGTTGTTCTGCAAGCAAGGCTACAGCCGCAAGAAGTATATCAGCATCCCCCACAACTGGCTGCTGTAAAGGAACTTCAGATTGCTCAACCTAATCATCACCAGACGCAGCGTCCTCAGCATGAACTGTATGCTCCGAAGCCATTTCTCAAATATCTGTTCCAATAACTTTAACAACCAATAGCAAACGCAATTTTAGAGATATAACTCACCCGTTAGTCAATGCTACCCCTATACAACAAACACAAAACTCCTATGGTCCACTACCAAAACCCCCAATCGACTCTCAACACAAAGACTAGAAAGTACTAGCTCTGATACTAAGTTGTCACGCCTCATCCCGGAATGACACCCGAAGTGGGCCCGAACCGACacgaccacgtggcattccacaccaAAGAACAAAATCTAAACGATAAACCATACACATAACAGAGTAAAACCCCAGCAGAAGACTTAACTTTAACATAAATAATGTGTCAATAATTTTACGAACTTACATAATACATAAGTTGTTTCTTCTTATCTCAACATAAGTAATTAAAACATTAACAGAGTTTCCCACATAATTAAAAACTTGAAATCATAAAGTACTTGACAATCTTAGTTACAAAATGAGTTTAACAAAAATTAGAGTTTGACCCATTACAACCAACTCGACCCAAAAATACCAACACTCGATACTAATCCAAGTGTCCCCAAAATgccgaccggtagtggaccaactctacgACCACCTGTaacctggcaatccaaaaaggaaaatcagAGTGTTTGAGATATAGAatacattcaataaaatacCACAGAGCCCGAAGGAATATCTCACTTGAatgtaaaccacacaaaactcaACATAAGTACTCAATCGTATAACCATATGTGTAAACACTAACAtacagtggcacgtctgccacatcccatgtacccaaggtattgtgtcccgcaTACCACActcccattcaccgttaattagacggcatgGCCACaatatggtgtgactcactccacaatcttTTAGCGAGCACAATCAACACCCAACAAACACATATCATTAACTAAATCCCaattagcatgatatacaatcacCACCATGTAATACTTTATTgaacataaccatatcaaacacactcacttTTGTGTCGACCGAAGTATGCCAAACTAAGGTTTCGGCACCTACCGAATGACCGGCtctttacctagccacaagttaactcaTATTAGTTACTAATTCAACGAATACTTGGCACAATGTTATAAAGCTAATAAGAAGCTAAACAATGTCTAACGGATGCAAATATGTCCAAGTCCATACCTAAAAGTATCCCATGATAAGTGTGAAACTCAAACACTTCCCAATTCTCCAAAAAGACAACATATTCCACAACCAATCTTTCTTAGAATGATCATAACATTTAATAGGCTTAGAACTAATTCATGAGACCACCACCGTTAGAAAGTAAACTTttggtacatgaattttgatataaaatttgcccaacaTAGTGTCCAGACGACAAAGTTATGCTTGTCCAAAGTTACTCACACAATTGTCCAAGATTACAAATTTTGCACGTCCACCAACTTCAAACCAAAAAGTAATTTAACCTATAACAAAACAAGCCACAAACCCTACATATTCAGAAAGGCATAGGAGTCtagtttccaaatcaaaaatcggTGCGCAAACTcgatacccgagctaaaagatatgactGTTTTTCCCAAGACATGTCGGAGCCACAAATACAAAATCCAGCAGGATCACACCAACTTGTAAATTCCGCCAAACCTAGCATATGCATCTAATAAAtcccaaatttggtacacaccattatcactcatcaaagttcatccctgattttttctttatttttcacaaCAAAGGAACCTAGTCAAAATGACCCCCGAACTCAAAAATTCTGAGCAGAGCAAcacaatttccagcagaacagtttatgtttgaaaattcataaaaaatcgaatactttatactttttagtaattctAACGCTAAAATATCACCAATTTATCAATATTTTAAACCCAAAAGGACCCATAATCAAGAGAATCGtttaaccataaaaaaattgatgaaagacgCAGCTTTGTAAGCTGTCTGCTCAAAAACAAGAGTCATACCACAGCTTGGTTtacgatttttatctttttccatatATCTCagacaatttaaaaaaatttaacacaatacAATAGACACACTATTGAATCCTtagtaaaaataccaaaaattaacaagttttctaaataccttgaataatttcgtgAATAACAGACTAGggtttttctcctctttctcgtctccactttttcttctcctctttccagtcgtctctctctctctctctctatacacgTACACATACACGTACACGTAAGAGAGAAGAATGGGGAGAAATATCTCCCCAAGATACTTGTAAACCTATATAAAAATTATCGTGTGCAAGCGAGACCTATTGTTAACTTATGTTCTAATCGCAAATCACCTATAAGACCCTcgcaagttctattgtttacggtttttaacccccaaaacatataattcaattaaaagtaattgaaataccgaaatatccggGGCGGGTATTATAACTCTCCCCCCCTTAgaaaatttcgtcccgaaattgaATTACCTGACTAAAACAAATGCGGATACTTTTGTTTCATCGACTCCTCACCCTCCCACGTAGCCTCCTCAACCTTATGATTCCGCCATAATACTTTCACGTAGGGTATCACCTTAGAACGTAAAACCTGCTCCTTCCGATCAAGAATCTCAACCGGTGTCTCCTCGTAAGACAAATCCTCAGAAAGTTCCAACGGTTCCGATTCCAGAATAAGTGACGGATCTCCCATGAACTTTCGTAGCATAGAGACATGAAACACATCAGGTAACCGAGCCAACTCCACCGGTAATGCCAAACGATAAGCCGTAACCCCTACTCTCTCCACAATCTCGTAAGGACCTATGTATCTCGGTgcaaattttcctttcttttggaaGCGAATAACCCCTTTCCAAGGTGAAACACGAATAAACACAAAGTCGCCCAATGCAAACTCTAACTCACGTCTCCgtttatccgcataactcttttgACGGCTCtgtgcaattttcaaacatTCTCTAATCAATCTAACACCATCTGCTGTTTGTTGTATTAACTTCGGACCCAATGGTTGCTCCTCAGTGGTTTGTTGCTCTAATTCTCGTTCCAACATACTCCTTTCACCCACATCCTCCCAACAAATTGGAGTCCTGCATCGTCTACCATACAAGGCCTCATATGGTGGCATGCCAATACTGCTTTGGTGACTGTTATTATAAGCGAATTCCGTCAACAACAAGTTCTCTTCCCAACCGCCACCAAAATCCAGAATACTCGCTCTCAGCATATCCTCTAGAATCTGTATAGTTCGTTTCGATTGACCATCAGTTTGTGGATGAAATGCAGTACTAAATTTCAAAGAAGTCCCCATAGCACGCtgcaaactaaaccaaaatctAGAAGTAAATTCAGGATCCTTGTCACTAACAATAGACATAGGTACCCCATGCAATCTGACAATCTCGTCAACATATAATTTAGCATATTTATCCGTGGTATACGTAGTCTTTACCGGCAAAAAGTGAGCTGACTTTGTTAATCGATCAACGATAACCCAAATGGAATCGTACCCTCCTTTTGAATGCGGCGAACCTGTCATAAAATCCATCGTCACATGATCCCATTTCCACTCCGGTATAGGAAGATTCTGCAACAAACCTACCGGTCTTTGCTGTTTTGCCTTCACTCGTTAACGAGTTTCACAGCCAGCCACATACTCCGCAATTTCCCTTTTCATACCACTCCACCAGAAATATTCTCTCAAATCACGATACAACTTAGTGCTTCCAGGGTGCATAGCATATGCAGAACAATGAGCTTCATCTAAAATTTCCTTCTTTAAAACCATATCATTTGGCAAACACATTctctttccaaacaaaatcatACCATCATCTCGAACACTGAACTCAGGCATTTTTCCCTTCTCTACACGCTGCTTGAACTCTTGCAAATCAGGATCCTGCCACTGCCCATCTCTGATCCAATCTATAAACAAAGGTCGAACACTGAAACGAGCTAACAAAGGTCCACCACTTTTCAGTGAAAACTCCACCCCCATATGTTTTAACTCAGTAATAATTGAAACTCTCAAACATCATATACATGCCAATCTTCCTGCTGTCTTTCGACTCAAAGCATCAGCGACCACATTTGCCTTACTTAGATGATAGTGTATAGAACGATCGTAGTCCTTTATCAACTCCATCCATCGTCGTTGCCTCAAATTTAACTCCTTCTGCGTGAACAAGTATTTTAAACTCTGATGATCACTATAAATCTCACACGATACTCCATACAAATAATGCCTCCATATTTTGAGAGCGAAAACCACGACCGCTAACTCCAAATCATGTGTTGGATAATTTTGTTCATGAACTTTCAACTGTCTCGACGCGTAAGCTATAACCTTACCCCGCTATATCAAAACACAACCCAATCCTTGCAATGAAGCGTCAGTGTAGACCACCAAATCCTCTGTACCAATCGGAATTGTCAAAACTGGTGCCGATACTAATCGTTTCTTCAACTCAAGAAAACTGTTCTCACACTCATAAGACCATAAAAATTTCACAGCTTTCCTAGTCAACTTTGTCATTGGCAAAGCAACAGCAGAAAAGCCATGAATAAACTTCCGATAATAACCCGCCAAGCCAAGAAAACTTCGAATCTCTGAAACATTTTTAGGACTTTCCCAATTAACCACCGCTTCTATCTTCTTAAGGTCCACACAAACTCTATCAGAAGAAATCACGTGCCCCAAGAATTCCACACCATCCAACTAGAACGTACATTTGCTAAGCTTCCCAAATAAATGATTGTCACGTAAGACCTGTAACACGATATGTAAATGATCCTCATGTTCCTCCTTGGTGCGAGAATATATCAGTATATCATCGATAAACACGATAACGAAAGTATCCAAGAATGGCCGAAATACCCGATTCATCAAATCCATGAAAACCGCTGGAGCATTGGTCAAAACGATCGGCATAACCAAAAACTCATAATGACCATACCTGGTACGAAAAGCTGTCTTT
The sequence above is drawn from the Rhododendron vialii isolate Sample 1 chromosome 6a, ASM3025357v1 genome and encodes:
- the LOC131328522 gene encoding uncharacterized protein LOC131328522; translation: MGVEFSLKSGGPLLARFSVRPLFIDWIRDGQWQDPDLQEFKQRVEKGKMPEFSVRDDGMILFGKRMCLPNDMVLKKEILDEAHCSAYAMHPGSTKLYRDLREYFWWSGMKREIAEYVAGCSPHSKGGYDSIWVIVDRLTKSAHFLPVKTTYTTDKYAKLYVDEIVRLHGVPMSIVSDKDPEFTSRFWFSLQRAMGTSLKFNSRGYAESEYSGFWWRLGRELVVDGIRL